One window from the genome of Amycolatopsis sp. NBC_01480 encodes:
- a CDS encoding hemerythrin domain-containing protein, which yields MNTSGPGVDTHEMVLMHRVIRREFGQLPRLFRAAASNRARSKVVGAHAREMLDFLHTHHTGEDELLFPLLRKRTTLDPELMDRMDAQHAQVDDAVAALGKDLPAWTATADAPTGERMAALVDATMPTLIEHLAEEEEKLLPIVSATLTQSEWDALGKHGMSAIPLTRRLVILGHITEETDDTERQRFLQVIPAPARLAYKLIGRRQFTRETTTIRS from the coding sequence GTGAACACCTCCGGACCGGGCGTCGACACCCACGAGATGGTGCTGATGCACCGCGTCATCCGGCGCGAGTTCGGTCAGCTCCCCCGGCTGTTCCGCGCCGCGGCCAGCAACCGTGCGCGATCCAAGGTCGTCGGCGCGCACGCCCGGGAGATGCTGGACTTCCTCCACACGCACCACACCGGCGAGGACGAGCTGCTTTTCCCCTTGCTGCGCAAGCGAACCACGCTCGACCCGGAACTGATGGACCGGATGGACGCGCAGCACGCGCAGGTCGACGACGCCGTCGCGGCCCTCGGCAAGGACCTGCCGGCCTGGACAGCCACCGCGGACGCCCCCACTGGCGAGCGGATGGCGGCTCTCGTCGACGCCACGATGCCGACACTGATCGAGCACCTGGCCGAGGAGGAGGAGAAACTGCTCCCGATCGTCTCGGCCACGTTGACGCAAAGCGAATGGGACGCGCTGGGCAAGCACGGCATGAGCGCGATTCCGCTCACCCGGCGGCTGGTCATCCTCGGCCACATCACCGAGGAAACCGATGACACGGAACGGCAGCGGTTCCTGCAGGTCATCCCGGCCCCAGCTCGTTTGGCCTACAAGCTGATCGGCCGCCGTCAGTTCACCCGCGAAACCACCACCATCCGCAGCTGA